Genomic window (Vicinamibacteria bacterium):
GACTCATCGACCACACCCTTCAGACCACCAACGGCGAGACTGTCTCCCTAACCGGCGGGCTTGGCGTCACGCCATTTAGGCACTGGCGTTTGGCGGCGGAGCTCTTCTACTCGCCCCTGTCCGTCGTGCGACCACCCAAGGTGAACTCCCAAAACGATGGTCTGCTCAACGGACGTGTCGTCGTCTCGTATCGTTTCTAGTCCCGCCTAGTCGCGGCGGGGGCCCGTGGGCTCGTCAGAGCTGGGGCCAGCGGGCCAGGATGGGCTGCGGTTGACCTAGATGGCCCAGCGACTCGACACGATGGGCGGGTAGTTGGAGTTTGTGCCTGGTCCGAAAGCGCGCGCGGGCGGTCTCATAGCTTTGGGCTTCGGACTCGAGCCTCGGCGTTCAGATCCAAAAATAAACAGCAACATCCGCCACGCAGTGCGTGGGCAGGGAACTGGCCTCCTCGCGAGGCCTTTGGTACTCGGTCTTCGCGTCCTCTGAGTCTCGGTCCGGGTTTAACATCGAGCCCGGGCTTCGGACTCTAGCGATTCGCGCTTCTTAGAGCGCCCCACGTCAGTTTCGTGGCCGCGGGGAGGCTGGAACCCCTCGGGAACGCCGTCTTCCCGAAGCTGGCGCCCGACCTAGCCGTGGAGGTCATCTCGCCCGGCGACTCGCCCCGCCAGGTTCTCGACCGCGTTGGCGAATACCTGCAAGCCGGCGTCCGACTCGTGTGGGTCATCGAGCCCGAAGGCAGGACCGCATCGATCTACCGAACCCTAACTGATGTTCGCAATGTCGACGAGAGGGGCTCACTCGACGGTGCCGACGTCCTTCCCGGATTCCGGTGCGCCCTCTCTGAACTACTACGCCAGGGTTAGCCACAGGACCCGGAGCGGCGTCAGGTGACCTAAGACGACCTCATCGAGAGATTTTCAGTAGGCCTGGCATCCCAGCGCCGGTCCCTGTAGTAGAGGGACTGCTCGAGCGAACAAGTCTCGCAGAGGTCACCTTCCGCAACAAGGTTTTCGCAGTCCGGCCGCACACACTTTCCCGCTCGGTCGGAGGCCGCGCCTCCCACGAACGATACTGCCTCGTGCACGACCCTCTGGTCGCGCAGGATGCGTTGATGCCCAAGGCCTGTGGTGGTAACAAGCCGGGCGCCTGGCCAGGCCGAAGCAATTGCCGCGCCGTCTTTCCACGGCACTTCGACATCGTGGCGATCGTGGAAGACCAGGAGCGGCAGTGTCTGGCTTCGAGCCAGCCTCGCGATGTCGAACTCCTCCCAACTCAGGCCAAGCCAGCGTTCCGAGCGCACGCGCATTGCGTCCATGACATGAGTTGGGATGCCCAGCTGGTTGCGGAAGCGATCGGCCCAGTCACGTGGCCCGGCGGTTGGTCCGACGAACACGGCGCGTGAGACGCGTAGGCCTTCGGTGAGAGCGTGCACCGTGGCGGCCGCGCCCAGAGAGTGTGCGATGACCGCGTGGGCCTCCCCCTCCTGGGCAGCGATCGTCTGTAGGGCCCTGGCAAAGTGAACGATCGAGCTGCGTCGGCCCTCGGACGCCCCATGCCCCG
Coding sequences:
- a CDS encoding alpha/beta fold hydrolase, which produces MTGRWPVRTAFAVLSRVAPGLAARWALDLFFTPHGRRRSRRGRAFLASGRRFDVRVEGRRVAGWSWGRGPNVYLVHGWAGVGGQMAAFAPPLVANGFRVVAFDAPGHGASEGRRSSIVHFARALQTIAAQEGEAHAVIAHSLGAAATVHALTEGLRVSRAVFVGPTAGPRDWADRFRNQLGIPTHVMDAMRVRSERWLGLSWEEFDIARLARSQTLPLLVFHDRHDVEVPWKDGAAIASAWPGARLVTTTGLGHQRILRDQRVVHEAVSFVGGAASDRAGKCVRPDCENLVAEGDLCETCSLEQSLYYRDRRWDARPTENLSMRSS